The following DNA comes from Weissella koreensis KACC 15510.
AATTTATCTCTTGATTCTATGGAGTTAGATATCAAATATTAAATGGATCTATATAATTTTTCAAATTTAAAAATATTAATAGAAGAATTTTCAGAAAAATATCCGGAAGACGGTCTAATAATTAAAATGCTTTATCACGGATATTCACCAAAATTAATTTCCAAAAATCTCTTCAAATGTTCTCATTACTCAGACAAATATAGAAAAAGAATTAATAGAACTAGACATAACTTTGAGACATTTTATGTATCAAAATGATTTTGTTTCTATTTTTGAAAGGTGTCTATTATGAATACACTTATCCCATTATTTTTAACCGGTCAGTCCAAAGAACTACTTTATCTATTCATGTATTTATTACCAATTAGGTTAATCGTCACACTCATTGAACGTAGCCCACCCTACCGTTCTGTTTTAATTAAATTTTTTAAATCAGAAGTATATAATTTATGTTTAATTCTAACGTGTGGAATACTGGATCAAGCAGTAATTATTTACGACATTAACATAGCATTTAATTTTGCAGCGTTAACAACACTTTTAATTATCGTTGATGAAATATCTTCGATACTTGCTGATTCAAAAACAACAGTAAGCAGTAAATTAATCCAAAAATCAATTGATTTACTGAAACAATCACTAACAAAGTAAGGAGTTAATTATGTTAAAAATAGTTGATATTTCAAGTCATCAATCACCCAACTTCCAAAATGTAGGTGAAGATGGCGCTATTATTAAAGCTACAGAAGGAATAGATTATGTTTCACCTGCCTGTAACCCACAATTCACGGCATATAATGACTTGAATAAGCTCCTTGGTCTCTACCATTATGCTCAAGGCCTTGATCCCATAGAAGAAGCTGATTGGTTTTTGAATAATATCAAAAACTATTTATATAAAGCTGTTTTAGTCTTAGATTGGGAAAGCGGAAGTAATCAAGCTTGGGGTGATTCAAACTGGCCAGAGAAATTTGTTACACATATTCACGATAGAACGGGAATTTGGCCACTAATTTATATTCAAGCTTCCGCAATTGAACAAGTTAAAAATTTATCAGAAAAATGTGGGCTTTGGATAGCTGGTTATCCAGATTTGAGGGACTCCTGGTTAACACCATCGTTCATCTACTCTACTGATCCGTGGCCATATTTTACAGGTTGGCAATACTCTACTTCTAATGGTCTATTAGATCGATCTATTTTCAATTTATCAGATAACAATTGGCATAGTCTAGCTAATCCTAAAAATGATAATTCAATAAATGAAGATAATAACGTTTATATCGTACAAAATGGAGACACATTAATTAACATCGCGGAAAAATTAAGCATTCCTGATTGGCACATATTAATTGAACTAAATAATATCGACAATCCAGACATGATTACAGTTGGGCAAACACTCAAGTATTAACAATAAGAATGGAGGCCAATTATGGCAGACGAAATGGTTTTAGAAACACAAAAATGGTTAAACAAAACTTATGGCAATGTCTCTGGGTTTGGATCAGTTCCTGAGAATGGTAAAACCGGTTGGGATACAATTTATGGACTTATTAGAGCAACTCAGGTTGAGTTAGGTATTACTGGACTGGTTAACAATTGGGGGCCAACAAGTGCCGCATATTGGGACACCCAATTCAAAGATAAGATGAAAGTTGGTTATAAAGGTAACGTCGTCAAAATTTTACAAGGTGCTTTCTGGTGTAAAGGGATCAACCCTCAAGATTTCACTGGTAATTTTTCAACGCGAACTCAAGAAGCAATTTATTCAATGAAAAGTGATGCTGGAATTGCAGACACATCATACGTTGTTGATTCAGCATTTATGGGCGCCCTACTTACAATGAATCAATATGTATTAGTTGCAGGTGGAGATAAAGTCATTCGTAAAATGCAACAAGAATTAAATCATGATTATCAATCGTATACTGGAATTTTACCTACAGATGGAATTTATCAACGAGATACCAATACTGCCTTAATCTATGCATTACAAGCAAGTGAAGGTATGGGAACTGATCAAGCTAATGGATTTTATGGTCCTGGAACAATCGCTAATACACCCTCGATTAGTCAAGGAGCTACTGGTGCATTTGTAAAGATCATCCAATGGGGGCTTTACGTTAACGGTTTCAATAGCTCCGCCTCATTTAGTGGAGTATTTGATAATAACGTTTCCTCTGAAATTATTGCCTTTCGAAAATTCATGGTATTACCTAATACTAATTCATCTACAGCTGATTTAACTGTATTTAAGGGGTTATTAACAAGTAACGGAGACACCGATCGCTCCGCTTTAGCTTTTGATACAGCAACACAACTATCATCAAGTCAAATTGATAGTCTTTGGAATTTGGGATATCGATATGCTGGACGATATCTCACTGGTTCCGTAGGTACCGGTGAGAATGAACGAGATAAAAATTTAACAAATACTGAAATTTCTCATCTACAAAAGAAAGGATTTTCAATTTTCCCTATTTATGAAGATGGCGGATACACTGTAAAATATTTCAATGACGCACAAGGTATTGAGGATGCCGTTCTAGCTGCAAGAGCAGCAAAGCAACTAGGATTACCTCAAGGAACCACTATCTACTTCGCTGCTGATGTTGACTTATTAGATACTGAAATTGTTTCTAATTTAATTCCCTATATCCGAAATGCAAAAAGCTACCTTGCTAGCTTTGGTTACACTGCAGGATTGTATGGCACTAGAAATGCATGTTTACAAGCAGCTCAAGCCACTGGAATGAAGGACTTCTTCTTATGTGACATGTCTTCGGGCTGGAGTGGAAACTTAGGTTTCAAAATGCCTGAAAGTTGGACATTCGATCAATTCTTTGAGGAGACTGAAACAGGAGTAGGTGTTGATAAAGTTGCATATTCAGGTCGAGATGCTGGTTTCAATTCTATTGATAAGAATCAAATTGCAGTAAATGAAGCCATTAAGAAACTTGTACCTTGGTTTTCATTAAGTCTTGAGGGTAAACATACTATTTATGATATTGGTTGGATGAAATTAGTAACTAAAGCCACCAATTCAGCTGGTTTTGGAGGTGATTATGATTCAACGGCAGTTGTAGATATTAAAAATGGTAAGATTAGTAACGCGGATTTAAGTTCTGCTTTTAAAAAATTTGGGTTAAATAATGATACAGGTCTCGATATAGCTGTCACTAGTATTGAAAAAGCTGCTTTAACTAAAACAGTTAAAAGTGGATCTCTAGAAATGAAATATAAAGTTTCCAATGGTGACTACACCATTGAATTAGATTATCAAGTAAATGAAATTGAAGAAGGTTATCTTGATGACACATTAACTATTGGTCTGGAAATTACATTACACTGGTCAAATTTTCTAGATGCTTTAGGAGCACTTAAGGAGGCAGCTGAAGCAATAGCAAGTGTTGTTGTATTAGTATCACTTGCAGTAATTGCAGTGGCTGCATTTCCACTAGATGCTGTAATTACCCCCGCTGCTGGTATACTAGAAGCAATAACTCTTTCGATAAGACTAATTGTTCAAACCGCGTTTAATAAATAAATAAAAAAAGAGACTAATTCTAGTTTAGTCTCTTTTTTATATCATGGGAAACAACATAGGCAATACCATCAACAAAATACCAGATCTAAAAAAAACAATAAGTGATTTGTTATAAATTAATTCGTCTAAAATATATAAATTCAGTATGTTTTCTGGATCAGATTTTAAATAATTACTTATAAAAATATGATCTTCATGCAAACTCCATGCGTTATATAGAGATACAATACCAACACTTTGAAAGAATAAATATATTTTAGGAAATCCCCATTTTATTTCAATGAATACAGCGTATCCTAAAGAAATAAACATGGTAATTACCAATATAACCGCTTGGAATTTTATTTTCCAATTTTTTGATTCATCAACATATTTTCTTACATTTTCCTCAGAGTATCTTAAATAAATTTTTCTCTCATCAGTTTTGTATTTCTTAGTTAAATTCTGATTTAGCATTACCACATCTCGAACAACAAAGACTAACACTACAATTAAGATAATATAAAAACTTATTTTTAACATACTGACCTCTTCCATTTCATTATTAAAAGTCCAATTATACTATACTTTGTAAAATGGTCACAAAATATTGTTTTAAAAAACAAAGAATATGTCTCTTAATTATCAATATCATTTTCCCTAATGTTTATTTTATTTAATGAAAAGCACAATTTTTGTGCTTTTTTTATTAGATCAATACATTTCAAGGTTATTTTTATCTAATTAATTTAATTCTTAAATAGTAATGAATAGATATTCCGTAATTCCGTTAAATACTTTTGTCACAATCTGATATTCCTAGCAACAATTACTTATATACAAATATTAATGACTTATTAAATATATATGGAGATTGGAGATATGTGGACGGATGCTGAAAATATTTTAATACAGAATGACTATCAATTAAATGATTTAACTTATGACTAAATATTCACAAAAATTGATAAAAATATAAAGATAAAATCTAGAAATGCTTCTTATCGTGCAATAACGTTGGTGTTCATATTTCATACGAATATTTTTACAGTTACTTTCTTGAAGCCATTTGGAATGGATTAAATGCGTTCATATCAGATCGAAATCTAATTTTGAGCCACGTTATGACACACAGGTTGAAAATTGCAGAATTAACAGTATGGCGTAGAAATCAACATACAGGATCTAATAAAGATAAGAGTCGCATAACATATATATATCTACACGCAATTTATCTCTGGATTCTATGGAATTAGATATCAAATATGAAATGAATCTATATAATTTTTCAAATTTAAAAATATTAATAGAAGAATTTTCAGAAAAATATCCAGAAGACGGTCTAATCATTAAAATGCTTTATCACGGATATTCACCAAAATTAATTTCAAAAAATTTATTCACTTGTTCTGATTACTCAGACAAATATAGAAAAAGAATTAATAGAACTAGACATAATTTTGAGACATTTTATGTATCAAAATGAATTTTCTTTTATTTTTGAAAGGCTACTAATATGAATACTCTTATCCCCTTATTTTTAACCAGTCAGTCCAAAGAATTACTTTATCTATTCATATATTTATTACCAATTAGGTTAATTATCACACTAATCGAGCGTAGCCCACCCACCCGTTCTGTTCTAATTAATTTTTTAAATTAGAAGTATAATCTATGCTTAATTATAACGTGTGGAATACTGGATCAAGCAGTAATTATTTACGACATTAACATCGCATTTAATTTTGCAGCGTTAACAACACTTTTAATTATCGTTGATGAAATATCTTCGATAATTTCTGATTCAAAAACAACAGTAAGCAGTAATTTAATCCAAAAATCAATTGAATTAATGAAACGATCACTAACAAAGTAAGGAATTAGTTATGTTAAAAATAGTTGATATTTCAAGCCATCAATCACCCAATTTTTCAAATGTAGGTGAAAATGGCTCAACTATCGCAGAAAAATTTAAAAATTCCTGATTGGCAAATGTTAATTGAATTAAATAATATTGAGATATTGACAATTCAAACATATTAAAGTTGGGAAAACACTCAAGTACTAACAATTAGAATGGAGAAATAGATCATGGAAGATACTTTATTAACATTTCTTAAGAGTCAGATGGATACCGCTAAATTTGAATATCAAATTAATTTTGATAATCAATATGACAGTAATTACGAATCACAAATTATATCAGGTGAAATTAAAGATCTACCTGATAATGATGAGAAAATTGTACCCAAATATATTAATGTCAACAAATATTACACACCAGAAAGTACCGAATACATTTCTGGAACTTGGTCTAATTTAAATAATATTAATAACTACAGAGTTGAAATTTATATATTAACAGATAAATATTACTTAGTTGATTCTTGTGAATTAAAACCAGATGGTAGTTGGATTTCAACAAAAGAAATTAAAGAAGGATTTAAAGTTATTAAGTTAGTTGATAACACCCAAACAGGTGATGACAATAGGTTTATTGAATATCCATATTCACAATTTAGTAATTTTAAATTTAGATTATATAGTTTAACGGATACTGAGTATTTAACAGATGAAGTACCTATATTTGATGTAGGGAATGGAAAATATATATTTTATACAAATAAAGCAAGACAAGGTTTAAAAGTTGGAAAAGTATTAAATCGAATTTGGCGTGCAAATGCTTATCAGTATGATATTGTTGGTATCTCAGGAGCTGTAACTAATATTGGAAATGGACGTTTACCTAGTTCTTATTTAATTCCTACTAATGATCCGTCATATGATAAAGATGGATCATCAGCTAAGGGAAAATATGGCTATATGCTGAATTCTCGTTCTTGGATATACGATGTCGGGTTAGTTTTATTAGTGTTCACCACTAGTGGAGATTATGATCTATGTAAAGAGATTATGGACCGTATCAAATATGAACAAAATCCAAACGGGTCTTTTAACTTCAGCTACGATAATTATATTGGTCCTCTTTTCGAAGGTTACGTTCGCACTGGATCAGTTGGCTGGTTAGTATGGGGAATGACATATTATACAATAACTACTGGTGATAAAGCTTATTTAAGAACCATTAAAACTGCAGGGGAATGGTTATTATCTAAAATTATTACAGATGAATCAGATGATCGTTATGGATTGCTAACTGGTGGATATGGTAGTTATGATGATAATTATGAATATCAGCCTACAGAAATTGAATGGTGTTCAACAGAACATCAAGTTTCCAGTTTACAAGCATTAAATGGATTATTTAAGTTAACAGGTGACGTAAGATATAAAAACGCTGCTAATAATGTTCACTATCGCTTACTTAAGAGATTATACGATAAAAAAAGTTATCGATTCTATCAAGGTATGACAAAGAATGGAGTTGATAATGCCTGGGCGTTAGATTGTGTAACGTGGGCTGGATTATCAACATTAACTGATAGTAATTTTAATAAATTTGCTAGAAATATTATTAACGTTACACAAAGTGAATATGGAGTAAATGATACTATATTAACTAGTGATGTTGAAAACAGATTTAATACTACGTATTCAAGCGACGAAAATTTTAGCGGATTTAAACCATACAGTGATCGAGACAATGGTTATTCTGGCTCGCCTAGTATCGTATGGAGCGAAGGAACTTTGGGATTTGCGTTATTGTGTATTAGAAACAATGAATCAGGTCTTGCAAATAAGTATTTAAGTGAGATGAAAAAATTACAAAATGTCGCAAATACAAGTGGTGGTCTTTTATATTCAACGGCAACTTATGCTGAATTACCATGGGAATTTCACGTATGGGAATGTGTAACATCTACTTCATGGCTATATTTACTAAATAATAATCATGATGTACTCTTTACTAAAAATGATTACCCTACTGTTGATATTGATAAAGTTACACCAGAAGAAGCTTTAAAAGATATTTGGCCTAACTGTCAATATGAACTAGAAAGTGAATTTACGATTTTTGATAATTTAGGAATAGAAATTACTGGTAAAATAACTGATTCATATAAAAATTCTGATGATAATAGTATATTTACCATTAAAAATGGTAAATTTGATGAAGCTAGTTTAAAAGAATATTTAAATGGCTTAGGATTAGATAATAGTTCTGTAGTAGATATTGTTTTTG
Coding sequences within:
- a CDS encoding GH25 family lysozyme; translated protein: MLKIVDISSHQSPNFQNVGEDGAIIKATEGIDYVSPACNPQFTAYNDLNKLLGLYHYAQGLDPIEEADWFLNNIKNYLYKAVLVLDWESGSNQAWGDSNWPEKFVTHIHDRTGIWPLIYIQASAIEQVKNLSEKCGLWIAGYPDLRDSWLTPSFIYSTDPWPYFTGWQYSTSNGLLDRSIFNLSDNNWHSLANPKNDNSINEDNNVYIVQNGDTLINIAEKLSIPDWHILIELNNIDNPDMITVGQTLKY
- a CDS encoding glycoside hydrolase domain-containing protein; this encodes MADEMVLETQKWLNKTYGNVSGFGSVPENGKTGWDTIYGLIRATQVELGITGLVNNWGPTSAAYWDTQFKDKMKVGYKGNVVKILQGAFWCKGINPQDFTGNFSTRTQEAIYSMKSDAGIADTSYVVDSAFMGALLTMNQYVLVAGGDKVIRKMQQELNHDYQSYTGILPTDGIYQRDTNTALIYALQASEGMGTDQANGFYGPGTIANTPSISQGATGAFVKIIQWGLYVNGFNSSASFSGVFDNNVSSEIIAFRKFMVLPNTNSSTADLTVFKGLLTSNGDTDRSALAFDTATQLSSSQIDSLWNLGYRYAGRYLTGSVGTGENERDKNLTNTEISHLQKKGFSIFPIYEDGGYTVKYFNDAQGIEDAVLAARAAKQLGLPQGTTIYFAADVDLLDTEIVSNLIPYIRNAKSYLASFGYTAGLYGTRNACLQAAQATGMKDFFLCDMSSGWSGNLGFKMPESWTFDQFFEETETGVGVDKVAYSGRDAGFNSIDKNQIAVNEAIKKLVPWFSLSLEGKHTIYDIGWMKLVTKATNSAGFGGDYDSTAVVDIKNGKISNADLSSAFKKFGLNNDTGLDIAVTSIEKAALTKTVKSGSLEMKYKVSNGDYTIELDYQVNEIEEGYLDDTLTIGLEITLHWSNFLDALGALKEAAEAIASVVVLVSLAVIAVAAFPLDAVITPAAGILEAITLSIRLIVQTAFNK